Proteins from one Campylobacter concisus genomic window:
- a CDS encoding NAD(P)H-hydrate dehydratase: MKNLYLDTRILDERAGEKFDLSEEILMENAAAGIANFIRKKFKKGMRVLGVCGGGNNGADVLCALRMLESEFECEFILASKNLKPLAAKQLERAKLANVHESHDIDISLKEANCVIDGLFGSGLNRNLDEKHIELISKINKSSAYTIACDMPSGLSSDGKMLGACVKADITITMGARKLGLYSDAAKDFVGKIKVADLGISAQNYECKSDYHLLEKCDLVLPNRKNQCVNKGDFGHAFIISGEHIGASKLCAKAAFAFGAGLVSVIGKQDLNLPTQIMQASKISEKMNAGAVGMGLGKKGIEELDTQILKSKKLVLDADIFYSAKVLDLLNENCVLTPHPKEFCSLLRLCNIADIDVKTLQENRFAYTKAWSEKFKAVLVLKGANTIIAKGGQIYIMPYGKNTLAKGGSGDVLSGLVLALLAQGYEPLDAAISATLAHALSLRNFGKNSYALEPTDIIKGVKCLRKR, from the coding sequence ATGAAAAATTTATATTTAGATACGAGAATTTTGGACGAGAGGGCAGGCGAGAAATTTGACCTCAGTGAAGAAATTTTAATGGAAAACGCCGCCGCCGGCATAGCAAATTTTATACGTAAAAAATTTAAAAAAGGCATGAGAGTACTAGGCGTTTGTGGTGGTGGAAATAACGGCGCAGACGTGCTTTGTGCGTTAAGAATGCTTGAGAGTGAGTTTGAGTGTGAATTTATCCTAGCTAGTAAAAATTTAAAGCCACTAGCCGCCAAACAGCTTGAACGTGCAAAACTAGCTAATGTGCACGAAAGCCACGATATAGATATTAGTTTAAAAGAAGCGAACTGTGTCATAGATGGACTTTTTGGTTCAGGGCTAAATAGAAATTTAGACGAAAAGCACATAGAGCTTATCTCAAAGATAAACAAAAGCTCTGCCTACACTATCGCTTGTGATATGCCAAGTGGGCTAAGTAGTGACGGCAAGATGCTAGGTGCTTGCGTAAAAGCGGACATCACGATCACAATGGGAGCTAGAAAGCTTGGGCTCTATAGCGACGCTGCAAAAGACTTTGTTGGCAAGATAAAGGTCGCTGATCTTGGTATAAGCGCTCAAAACTATGAGTGCAAGAGCGACTATCATTTGCTTGAAAAATGCGACCTTGTACTTCCAAATAGAAAAAATCAGTGCGTAAATAAGGGCGACTTTGGCCATGCATTTATCATATCTGGCGAGCACATAGGAGCTAGCAAGCTTTGTGCAAAGGCGGCATTTGCCTTTGGGGCTGGGCTAGTTAGCGTGATAGGCAAGCAGGACTTAAATTTACCAACGCAGATCATGCAAGCAAGCAAGATAAGCGAGAAAATGAACGCTGGAGCCGTTGGCATGGGGCTTGGCAAAAAGGGCATAGAAGAGCTTGATACGCAAATTTTAAAGAGCAAAAAGCTAGTGCTTGACGCTGATATCTTTTACAGCGCAAAAGTGCTTGATCTATTAAATGAAAACTGTGTTTTAACGCCCCATCCAAAGGAATTTTGCTCACTTTTAAGGCTTTGTAATATAGCAGATATCGACGTAAAAACATTACAAGAAAATAGATTTGCTTATACTAAGGCTTGGAGCGAGAAATTTAAGGCCGTGCTAGTACTTAAAGGCGCAAATACGATAATCGCTAAAGGCGGGCAAATTTACATCATGCCTTATGGTAAAAATACGCTTGCAAAAGGTGGCAGTGGTGACGTGCTAAGCGGACTTGTGCTTGCCCTTTTAGCTCAAGGCTACGAGCCACTGGATGCTGCTATCTCGGCTACACTAGCTCATGCGCTTAGCCTTAGAAATTTTGGCAAAAACAGCTACGCGCTCGAGCCAACAGACATTATAAAAGGAGTAAAATGCTTACGAAAAAGATAG
- the purN gene encoding phosphoribosylglycinamide formyltransferase gives MLTKKIAVLFSGSGSNLEAILKKVHNQIFNGIKIEVCLCICNKPGAYGIERAKKFGLETTIIESAKFKNREEFDAAVVEQILKSGAELTVLAGFMRILTPVFTSKIKAINLHPSILPLFKGAHAIKESFESDMMIGGVSVHYVSEELDGGKLIAQRAFEREDGMSLEDWESKIHAIEHEILPDSIIKILTKEANV, from the coding sequence ATGCTTACGAAAAAGATAGCCGTACTTTTTAGCGGTAGTGGCTCAAATTTAGAAGCGATACTTAAAAAAGTTCATAATCAAATTTTTAATGGTATAAAAATCGAAGTTTGTCTTTGTATCTGCAACAAGCCAGGCGCATATGGCATAGAGCGCGCTAAGAAATTTGGGCTTGAGACGACGATAATAGAGAGTGCTAAATTTAAAAATCGTGAGGAATTTGACGCTGCAGTTGTGGAGCAAATTTTAAAAAGCGGTGCCGAGCTAACAGTACTTGCTGGATTTATGAGGATATTAACTCCTGTTTTTACATCGAAGATAAAAGCCATAAATTTACATCCTTCTATACTGCCACTTTTTAAAGGTGCTCATGCGATAAAGGAGAGCTTTGAGAGCGATATGATGATAGGTGGTGTGAGCGTGCACTACGTGAGCGAGGAGCTTGACGGAGGTAAACTCATCGCACAAAGAGCGTTTGAAAGAGAAGATGGTATGAGCTTAGAGGATTGGGAGAGCAAAATCCATGCGATAGAGCATGAAATTTTGCCTGATAGCATAATAAAAATTTTAACAAAGGAAGCAAATGTTTGA
- a CDS encoding TerC family protein, with translation MFEWFSSPEAWISLLTLTGLEIVLGIDNIIFIAILVGKLPPEQRGSGRIVGLGLAMVTRILLLLSLFWIMKLTKPLFTIAEFSISGRDLVLILGGLFLLVKSTLEIHSSVSGEGEEHKNSKKSHANFLVIVSEIAVLDIVFSLDSVITAVGMAEHIEIMIIAVILAVGVMMVASKGISNFVDNNPTIKILALAFLVLVGMTLVAEGLRFHIPKGYIYFAMAFSLAVESINIYAKKKAIAK, from the coding sequence ATGTTTGAATGGTTTAGTTCGCCAGAGGCGTGGATATCGCTACTTACGTTAACTGGCTTAGAGATAGTTTTAGGCATAGATAACATTATATTTATTGCTATTTTGGTAGGTAAGTTACCTCCAGAGCAGCGCGGTAGTGGTAGGATTGTTGGCTTAGGGCTAGCTATGGTGACTAGAATTTTACTTTTACTTTCATTGTTTTGGATCATGAAGCTTACGAAGCCACTCTTTACTATCGCAGAATTTAGCATAAGCGGCCGAGATTTGGTGCTTATACTGGGAGGTCTATTTTTACTTGTAAAATCAACCCTTGAAATACATTCTAGTGTTTCGGGTGAAGGCGAAGAGCATAAAAATAGTAAAAAATCACATGCAAATTTTTTGGTTATTGTAAGCGAGATAGCTGTTTTGGATATTGTTTTTTCTCTTGATAGTGTTATAACGGCTGTTGGAATGGCCGAGCATATAGAGATAATGATCATAGCTGTTATTTTAGCAGTTGGTGTAATGATGGTAGCGTCAAAAGGTATTTCTAATTTTGTAGATAATAACCCAACTATAAAAATTTTAGCACTTGCATTTTTGGTGCTTGTGGGCATGACGCTCGTTGCTGAAGGATTAAGATTTCATATTCCAAAGGGATATATCTATTTTGCAATGGCATTTTCATTGGCAGTGGAAAGTATAAATATCTATGCTAAAAAGAAAGCAATAGCTAAATAA
- a CDS encoding tetratricopeptide repeat protein, with amino-acid sequence MKKLLIILFFPLYLTAFNLSLNSGANGDKPYSVLQLSDEQEFECVEQILAYDTKRYVCMLDDEILPKIEDTTLPLMDIKYKKQDGKLFIVIMPKAPSKLLNIKTELYSSQNVQDSPKTTISKHFSIIIDTSLSENNKRKSGLNFKPDFKDMLNPSIGALDLNKAPIAGLDSNDIDIYISIKRAYEKGAYENVVKDTQTAIKRHPNSLFSSEFLLFRLRALDKIFETKNEFEEIEPKDIVSEGRAWIRKFPSDENYPEVLYLIARAYLKDSIASDAKYMLDILNEEHANSKFTKLAALDYADYLYKIGRQKEALKDYEKVLYSTNDIDLASRAALSLADANIDKEKFDEAKKFILKIANANEKFFMNNPTKSMNLATTFASKDMPDVAAKIYEILINNSDRTKDFYEVALKNLALNLAKTKDEKKAYEYLNRYETEFKYGDYIDEVTKAKDGLFFEEKDKNATALHARYKELIEKYAGTNISQKALISELELDIKERKFSDALSYKTMAKDGNLSKAMELINEAALELTKEYFIKDDCTAVINLLENYDINKISLPQFKLFNCYYRTARYNDALELAKAHAKDENLEDRVEWLVNLSKILYKNKDYEHAIIAANDALSLGSSVEYSDPTPSLFDRFYSLLALKRFTEAISTISAIEQLRGQDFKIIEAYTAISDYAMKSNDYAIATTYAKKALELQIKARINTFSPKINFNYSEALLKTDNLGEALDEAKFILNMKLEPEDRLHALNLISEIYIRQKQFKLARTYLNECSDSNFVSPYKDACKAKLDMIGKN; translated from the coding sequence ATGAAAAAGCTCTTAATTATTTTATTTTTTCCGCTTTATCTAACCGCTTTTAATCTTAGCCTAAATAGCGGCGCAAATGGTGATAAACCTTATAGCGTTCTTCAGCTAAGTGATGAGCAAGAATTTGAATGCGTGGAGCAAATTTTAGCTTACGACACCAAACGCTATGTCTGCATGCTTGATGATGAAATTTTGCCAAAAATTGAAGATACGACACTGCCATTAATGGATATAAAATATAAAAAGCAAGATGGCAAGCTTTTTATCGTCATAATGCCAAAAGCACCGTCAAAACTGCTAAATATAAAAACTGAGCTTTATAGTAGCCAAAACGTACAAGATAGCCCAAAAACAACCATTTCAAAACACTTTAGCATAATCATAGATACTTCACTCAGTGAAAATAATAAGAGAAAGTCTGGGCTAAATTTTAAACCTGATTTTAAAGATATGCTAAATCCTAGTATCGGAGCGCTTGATCTTAACAAAGCTCCTATTGCTGGGCTTGATAGTAATGACATTGATATCTATATAAGCATAAAACGAGCTTATGAAAAGGGCGCTTATGAAAATGTAGTAAAAGATACTCAAACAGCGATAAAAAGGCATCCAAATAGCCTTTTTTCAAGTGAATTTTTACTATTTCGTCTAAGGGCTCTTGATAAAATTTTTGAGACAAAAAATGAGTTTGAAGAGATTGAGCCAAAAGATATCGTAAGCGAAGGTAGGGCTTGGATCAGAAAATTTCCATCTGATGAAAACTATCCAGAAGTGCTATATCTAATCGCTAGAGCCTACCTAAAAGATAGCATCGCAAGTGATGCAAAATATATGCTTGATATCTTAAACGAAGAGCATGCAAACTCAAAATTTACGAAACTTGCAGCGCTTGATTACGCTGATTATCTCTACAAAATAGGCAGACAAAAGGAGGCGCTAAAAGACTATGAAAAAGTGCTTTACTCCACAAACGACATCGACCTTGCAAGTAGAGCAGCACTAAGCCTAGCTGATGCAAATATCGATAAAGAAAAATTTGATGAAGCAAAGAAATTTATACTAAAAATCGCAAATGCGAATGAAAAATTTTTTATGAATAACCCAACAAAGTCAATGAATCTTGCAACCACATTTGCAAGTAAAGATATGCCTGATGTGGCTGCTAAAATTTATGAAATTTTGATAAATAATAGCGATAGGACGAAAGATTTTTATGAAGTTGCTTTAAAAAATTTAGCACTCAATCTAGCCAAAACAAAAGATGAGAAAAAAGCATACGAATACTTAAATAGATATGAGACAGAGTTTAAATATGGTGATTATATCGATGAAGTCACCAAGGCAAAAGATGGATTATTTTTTGAAGAAAAGGATAAAAATGCTACTGCACTTCATGCTAGATACAAAGAGCTAATTGAAAAATATGCCGGGACAAATATTAGCCAAAAGGCTCTAATAAGCGAGCTTGAGCTGGATATTAAAGAGCGTAAATTCTCCGATGCACTATCTTACAAAACCATGGCAAAAGATGGAAATTTAAGTAAGGCAATGGAGCTGATAAATGAGGCTGCGCTAGAGCTTACAAAAGAGTATTTTATAAAAGATGATTGTACAGCTGTTATAAATTTACTTGAAAACTACGATATAAACAAAATCTCATTACCACAATTTAAGCTCTTTAATTGCTATTACAGAACGGCTCGCTATAACGATGCGCTTGAGCTCGCAAAAGCTCATGCAAAAGATGAAAATTTAGAAGATAGGGTCGAGTGGCTGGTAAATTTGAGCAAAATTTTATATAAAAATAAAGACTACGAGCATGCGATCATTGCCGCAAATGACGCACTTTCACTTGGCTCATCAGTCGAATACTCAGATCCAACACCATCTCTTTTTGATAGGTTTTACTCATTGCTTGCATTAAAACGCTTTACGGAGGCGATCTCAACCATTAGCGCGATTGAGCAGCTAAGAGGCCAAGACTTTAAGATTATCGAAGCATATACAGCCATAAGTGACTATGCGATGAAAAGTAATGACTACGCCATCGCTACAACGTATGCCAAAAAAGCTCTTGAACTACAAATAAAAGCTAGGATAAATACATTTTCGCCAAAGATAAATTTTAACTACTCAGAAGCTTTACTAAAGACAGATAACCTAGGTGAGGCGCTTGATGAGGCGAAATTTATACTAAACATGAAGCTTGAGCCAGAAGACCGCTTACACGCTTTAAATTTGATAAGCGAAATTTATATAAGACAAAAGCAGTTTAAGTTAGCTAGGACTTATTTAAATGAGTGCTCTGACTCAAATTTTGTAAGCCCGTATAAAGATGCTTGCAAAGCTAAGCTTGATATGATAGGCAAAAACTAA
- the nuoN gene encoding NADH-quinone oxidoreductase subunit NuoN, with protein sequence MNEIAFLDLKEISLSSVAPMLSMIIFALFILIVGTIKKDLSRNFYCVFCIIAIFVNLGLILDFNGLSLSFWDMLLVDGVSVISQVIILIASALFIPLALSTKEYFEYKIYEYYALFLFMIAGFLFMVSSNNLLIIFLGLEISSLCLYTLIALHNKAKSVEAAIKYFAMGSLSAGFFAMAIAMFYLATNSIDIARIGIVIKDLSLNQNLIILLGCVFIASAIGFKLSLIPFHTWIPDVYEGSNAPLAGYMSIVPKVAAFIVALRIFAMLESSQISWIKDMLYIIAVLTMSLANIMALVQKDVKRMLAFSSIAHAGVVLCALVANSHEANVALFFYWIMFLFANLGAFSMLWVARCDDVVCWDKRFKHPFEKFSGLIKILPSYAVIMGIFMIALAGIPPFSVFWGKMILVSSLIKSGYIVLSVIIMINSAIAIYYYLKLIVFMFLKEPIVKDKNLYTANISMALKVIVGIAVAGTAFSFLFSGAILEFIEHFVFASGF encoded by the coding sequence ATGAACGAAATAGCCTTTTTAGACCTTAAAGAAATTTCTTTATCTTCAGTTGCTCCGATGCTTAGTATGATAATCTTTGCGCTTTTTATCTTAATCGTTGGCACTATAAAAAAAGACCTTTCGAGAAATTTCTACTGCGTATTTTGTATCATCGCAATATTTGTAAATTTGGGTCTAATACTTGATTTTAACGGTCTTAGCCTTAGCTTTTGGGATATGCTTTTAGTCGATGGCGTTTCGGTCATCTCTCAAGTCATCATCCTAATCGCCTCAGCCCTTTTTATCCCACTCGCACTTAGCACAAAAGAGTATTTTGAGTACAAAATTTATGAGTATTACGCGCTATTTTTGTTTATGATCGCTGGATTTTTATTTATGGTGAGCTCAAATAACCTACTCATCATCTTTTTAGGCCTTGAGATCAGCTCGCTTTGCCTCTACACCCTAATCGCCCTTCATAATAAGGCAAAAAGCGTAGAAGCTGCCATTAAATACTTTGCTATGGGCTCGCTCTCGGCTGGCTTTTTTGCGATGGCGATAGCGATGTTTTATCTAGCGACAAACTCAATAGACATCGCTCGTATCGGCATTGTGATAAAAGATCTTAGCCTAAATCAAAATTTGATCATTTTGCTTGGCTGCGTTTTCATCGCCTCAGCCATTGGTTTTAAGCTCTCACTCATACCATTTCACACATGGATCCCAGACGTTTATGAAGGTTCAAATGCCCCACTAGCAGGCTATATGTCGATCGTGCCAAAGGTGGCAGCTTTTATCGTTGCGTTAAGAATTTTCGCGATGCTTGAGAGCTCACAAATCTCATGGATAAAAGATATGCTCTACATCATCGCCGTGCTTACGATGAGCCTTGCAAACATCATGGCGCTAGTGCAAAAAGACGTAAAAAGGATGCTTGCTTTTAGCTCCATAGCTCACGCTGGTGTCGTGCTTTGTGCACTTGTGGCAAATTCTCACGAGGCAAATGTCGCCTTATTTTTTTATTGGATTATGTTTTTGTTTGCAAATTTGGGCGCATTTTCTATGCTCTGGGTCGCAAGGTGCGACGATGTGGTCTGCTGGGATAAGCGCTTTAAGCATCCATTTGAGAAATTTTCAGGGCTTATAAAAATTTTACCAAGCTATGCCGTGATAATGGGAATTTTTATGATCGCCCTTGCTGGCATTCCGCCTTTTAGCGTCTTTTGGGGCAAAATGATACTTGTTTCATCGCTTATCAAGTCTGGTTATATCGTACTTAGCGTTATAATCATGATAAATTCTGCCATTGCGATTTATTACTATTTAAAGCTAATCGTCTTTATGTTTTTAAAAGAGCCAATCGTAAAAGATAAAAATCTCTACACCGCAAATATCTCGATGGCATTAAAAGTAATTGTTGGCATTGCGGTAGCTGGAACGGCCTTTTCGTTTTTATTTTCTGGAGCGATTTTGGAATTTATTGAGCATTTTGTCTTTGCTTCAGGATTTTAG
- a CDS encoding NADH-quinone oxidoreductase subunit M, protein MLSVIIFFPAISAILGFLIENKSIKFYGASIALIELLLAIFICVNVDFQGYDFVLTHQVSLIPSLNISYFVGIDTISLVLIVLSAFISFISIAALSDDGNLKHLVISVLFLESTMMGVFSALDMILFYSFWELSLIPLLYIIGAFGSKNRIYAAIKFFIYTFLGSVFMLVAIIFIGYLCYQKSGVFSFSLLDWYKLGIGQSAQIWLFLAFFFAFGVKTPLFPFHTWLPYAHGQAPTIGSVLLASVLLKMGTYGFVRFSLPLFPDASLLLSGFVCIIAIIMIIYAALVAYAQSDMKQVIAYSSISHMGVIMLGIFSLNLIGLGGSIFLMISHGIVSGALFLLVGVIYERAHTKEICEFGGLTKVMPKYALIFFIATLASIGLPLTIGFVGEFLSLLGVFKLNKLFALLGGFSIIVGAVYMLVLYKRVFFGECKEKNLSLKDLNFKELAALVPLCLLIIALGIAPNLILKPLEPSVQNIISKMQTRAVNSDTKDKILSLNGGSKL, encoded by the coding sequence ATGCTAAGTGTAATCATATTTTTCCCTGCAATAAGTGCAATACTTGGCTTTTTGATAGAAAATAAAAGCATCAAATTTTATGGAGCAAGCATCGCTCTTATCGAGCTTTTGCTTGCCATTTTTATCTGCGTAAATGTTGATTTTCAGGGTTATGACTTTGTTTTAACGCATCAAGTCTCGCTCATACCAAGCCTAAATATCAGCTATTTTGTCGGCATCGACACTATTTCGCTTGTGCTTATAGTCCTTAGCGCATTTATAAGCTTCATCTCTATCGCCGCACTTAGCGATGATGGAAATTTAAAGCACCTTGTTATTAGCGTGCTATTTTTAGAGAGCACGATGATGGGCGTCTTTAGCGCGCTTGATATGATCTTGTTTTATAGCTTTTGGGAGCTTAGCCTCATACCGCTACTTTATATCATCGGCGCATTTGGTAGTAAAAATAGAATTTACGCTGCGATTAAATTTTTCATCTATACATTTTTAGGCTCTGTCTTTATGCTAGTAGCGATCATCTTTATCGGCTATTTATGCTATCAAAAAAGCGGCGTCTTTAGCTTTAGCTTGCTTGACTGGTATAAGCTTGGTATCGGGCAAAGCGCTCAAATTTGGCTATTTTTAGCGTTTTTCTTTGCCTTTGGTGTGAAAACTCCGCTATTTCCATTTCACACGTGGCTACCTTACGCGCACGGACAGGCTCCGACTATCGGCTCGGTGCTACTTGCTAGCGTGCTTTTAAAGATGGGCACTTACGGCTTTGTGAGATTTTCACTCCCACTTTTTCCAGATGCGAGCCTGCTTTTAAGTGGCTTTGTCTGCATCATAGCCATCATCATGATCATCTACGCAGCCCTTGTTGCCTACGCACAAAGCGATATGAAACAAGTGATCGCTTATAGCTCCATTTCACACATGGGCGTCATCATGCTTGGCATCTTTTCTTTAAATTTAATAGGCCTTGGCGGCTCAATATTTTTAATGATAAGCCACGGCATCGTAAGTGGAGCGCTATTTTTATTAGTTGGCGTCATCTACGAGAGGGCTCACACAAAAGAAATTTGCGAATTTGGCGGGCTTACTAAGGTGATGCCAAAGTATGCGCTTATATTTTTTATAGCAACGCTTGCAAGTATCGGCCTGCCACTAACCATTGGCTTTGTGGGTGAGTTTTTGAGCCTGCTTGGCGTCTTTAAGCTAAACAAGCTCTTTGCGCTACTTGGCGGCTTTAGCATCATCGTGGGCGCTGTTTATATGCTGGTGCTTTATAAAAGGGTATTTTTTGGCGAGTGCAAGGAGAAAAATTTAAGCCTTAAGGATCTAAATTTTAAAGAGTTGGCCGCTCTTGTGCCGCTTTGCTTGCTTATAATCGCCCTTGGTATCGCCCCAAATTTAATCCTAAAACCGCTTGAACCAAGCGTGCAAAATATCATAAGCAAAATGCAAACTAGAGCCGTAAATAGCGACACAAAGGATAAAATTTTATCTTTAAATGGTGGGAGCAAACTATGA
- the nuoL gene encoding NADH-quinone oxidoreductase subunit L: MTLFCISLFFPLLSFIISGLFSHSSKNFLLGIFCSLLIIISTTASLMLTASLGIDEPLNLSLKEFINFGGLDLNFGFYLDAISLVMLSTVGIVASIVHIYSVGYMRDDASFNRFFSYLGLFVFCMNILVSSDNFIGLFIGWEGVGLCSWLLIGFWYKRPSANVAANEAFIMNRVADLAMLVGIFYIFYSFGSLKFSEVFNARSDFSGLNLGIIATLLFIGAMGKSAQFPFHTWLANAMEGPTPVSALIHAATMVTAGVYLVIRANFIFINAPEVSHFIACLGTFVAVFAASIALVHNDLKKIVAYSTLSQLGYMFVAAGLGAYKIALFHLVTHAFFKSLLFLCAGNVMHAMHDELNIKKMGGLYKFMKPTALLSIIASCALAGFYPFAGFFSKDKILEVAFSENKFLWIILLFGAVLTAFYSFRLVMLVFFTKPKSEKHVHEAKNYMLAGMGVLGILSVISGFFWSNFSEFLEKSLKDFPLNLSHSSEIFLLVLTLSLVLASAGFAIFAYKREIFKESVCESRIYKILQNAYFIPKFYEKFFINGYTLISQICKKFDEMIIDRSVDLVATALNKFAFLANKMQSGDLSIMLRFMVAGFALLLSFIFLLNGAK; encoded by the coding sequence ATGACTTTATTTTGCATTTCACTATTTTTCCCTCTTCTTAGCTTTATCATTTCCGGACTTTTTTCACATAGCAGTAAAAATTTTTTACTTGGTATCTTTTGCTCACTTTTAATAATAATCAGCACAACTGCCTCACTCATGCTAACAGCTAGCCTTGGCATAGATGAACCGCTAAATTTATCACTAAAAGAGTTTATAAATTTTGGCGGTCTGGATTTAAATTTTGGCTTCTATCTTGACGCCATTAGCCTTGTTATGCTTAGCACCGTTGGTATCGTGGCAAGCATCGTGCATATCTACTCGGTTGGCTACATGAGAGATGATGCAAGTTTTAACCGCTTTTTTAGTTATTTGGGGCTCTTTGTCTTTTGCATGAACATCCTTGTATCAAGCGATAACTTTATAGGGCTATTTATCGGCTGGGAGGGTGTTGGACTTTGCTCTTGGCTACTCATTGGCTTTTGGTATAAAAGGCCTAGTGCAAACGTCGCTGCAAACGAGGCCTTTATAATGAATAGGGTTGCTGATCTTGCTATGCTTGTTGGTATCTTTTATATATTTTATAGCTTTGGCTCACTTAAATTTAGCGAGGTTTTTAACGCTAGAAGCGACTTTTCTGGGCTAAATTTAGGCATTATTGCCACACTTCTTTTCATAGGCGCCATGGGCAAAAGTGCGCAGTTTCCGTTTCACACTTGGCTTGCAAACGCCATGGAAGGACCAACACCAGTTTCTGCGCTCATCCACGCAGCGACCATGGTAACAGCTGGCGTCTATCTAGTCATACGTGCAAATTTTATCTTTATAAACGCGCCTGAAGTCTCGCATTTTATCGCCTGCCTTGGCACATTTGTAGCGGTTTTTGCGGCTAGCATCGCGCTTGTGCATAACGACCTTAAAAAAATAGTCGCCTACTCGACGCTTTCGCAGCTTGGTTATATGTTCGTAGCTGCTGGACTTGGCGCTTATAAGATCGCACTTTTTCACCTTGTCACACATGCATTTTTCAAATCACTTCTATTTTTATGCGCTGGCAACGTCATGCACGCGATGCATGATGAGCTAAATATCAAAAAAATGGGCGGACTTTATAAATTTATGAAGCCAACTGCACTCCTTTCTATCATCGCAAGCTGTGCGCTAGCTGGATTTTATCCATTTGCTGGCTTTTTCTCTAAAGATAAAATTTTAGAGGTTGCCTTTAGTGAAAATAAATTTTTATGGATCATTTTACTCTTTGGCGCTGTACTTACGGCATTTTATAGCTTTAGGCTTGTTATGCTCGTCTTTTTTACAAAGCCAAAGAGCGAGAAACACGTGCATGAAGCTAAAAACTATATGCTAGCTGGCATGGGCGTACTTGGAATTCTCTCAGTCATAAGTGGCTTTTTTTGGAGCAACTTTAGTGAGTTTTTAGAAAAAAGTTTAAAAGATTTTCCACTAAATTTATCTCACAGTAGTGAAATTTTCTTGCTCGTTTTAACACTTAGCCTAGTGCTAGCAAGTGCTGGCTTTGCTATATTTGCCTATAAAAGAGAAATTTTTAAAGAGAGTGTTTGTGAGAGCAGAATTTATAAAATTTTGCAAAATGCCTACTTTATCCCAAAATTTTACGAGAAATTTTTCATAAATGGCTATACGTTAATTTCACAAATTTGTAAGAAATTTGACGAGATGATAATCGATCGTAGTGTCGATCTAGTCGCAACAGCGCTAAATAAATTTGCATTTTTAGCAAACAAAATGCAAAGTGGCGACTTAAGCATCATGCTTAGATTTATGGTTGCAGGATTTGCCTTGCTTTTAAGCTTTATATTTTTATTAAACGGAGCCAAATAA
- the nuoK gene encoding NADH-quinone oxidoreductase subunit NuoK, with translation MIGLTHYLILASLVFVIGLIGIMRRRNLIMLFFSSEILLNSANIALAAISKYHFDLTGQIVAFFIVAIAASEVAVGLGLLVLWYKKTGSISLESMTNMKG, from the coding sequence ATGATAGGACTTACTCACTATCTCATCCTTGCAAGTCTAGTCTTTGTCATAGGGCTAATTGGCATAATGCGAAGAAGAAATTTGATCATGCTATTTTTCTCAAGTGAAATTTTACTAAACTCGGCAAATATCGCACTCGCAGCTATCTCAAAATACCACTTTGATCTAACCGGGCAAATAGTTGCATTTTTTATAGTTGCCATCGCGGCTAGTGAAGTCGCCGTGGGGTTAGGGCTACTAGTGCTTTGGTATAAAAAGACTGGCAGTATCAGCCTAGAGTCGATGACAAATATGAAAGGCTAA
- a CDS encoding NADH-quinone oxidoreductase subunit J, giving the protein MYESFAFYLFSAFVLVSFSFSVFCKNALNAVSALAAGMVFISAIFFLLGAEFLGVVQIIVYTGAVVVLYAFAMMFFDSSKECEPKSSKKAKITIYLLSSFIALLLIFIFLVPIYGVKFDGLSPIASELGNIEAIGILLFSKYLIAFEMCAVMLLVAMVAGIILIHKDLNTQNTLEEML; this is encoded by the coding sequence ATGTATGAGAGCTTTGCATTTTATCTTTTTAGTGCCTTTGTTTTAGTTAGCTTTTCTTTTAGTGTATTTTGTAAAAATGCACTAAATGCAGTCTCTGCGCTAGCTGCTGGCATGGTATTTATCTCGGCTATATTTTTCTTACTTGGAGCGGAATTTTTAGGCGTAGTACAGATCATCGTATACACAGGCGCTGTGGTCGTTTTATATGCATTTGCAATGATGTTTTTTGATAGCAGTAAAGAATGTGAGCCAAAAAGTAGCAAAAAAGCAAAGATCACCATCTATCTTTTAAGTAGCTTTATAGCGCTTCTTTTGATATTTATATTTTTAGTACCTATTTATGGTGTAAAATTTGATGGATTAAGTCCCATTGCTAGCGAGCTTGGCAATATCGAGGCTATTGGAATTTTGCTTTTTAGCAAGTATTTAATCGCTTTTGAGATGTGTGCTGTAATGCTTCTTGTGGCAATGGTTGCTGGCATTATCTTGATACACAAAGACCTAAATACTCAAAATACGCTAGAGGAGATGCTATGA